A region from the Gossypium hirsutum isolate 1008001.06 chromosome A08, Gossypium_hirsutum_v2.1, whole genome shotgun sequence genome encodes:
- the LOC107946959 gene encoding uncharacterized protein At4g10930 produces MDVDLVASEILEEDTIPVIDQNNDLSNFDGGRCGICMDIIIDRGVLDCCQHWFCFACIDNWATITNLCPLCQSEFQLITCVPVYDTIGSNKVEDETFSREDDWSIEGKSNTLSFPSYYIDENSVICLDGDGCKVRSLSTTIEGDPDLDTSIACDSCDIWYHAFCVGFDTEGTSEDTWLCPRCVANQASQESGVVLEKKNTQHGPEIANGEYVTETTFSGKMSVSVADTGETAIVVSMVGGNHWTEEPSENFLSILEVSNSQKIELPSSEGNCCDTEKASCDKSTIQPILEGEELELSLSRNTFSTLLSNSSVHGEFKTSKATETIKERTNLDGVGNTSGKSLNESCTRNQFSEIKSSAGLHLGLSIGSFLSVDDDVKSSGSKDQVNVETEHQSHMEELMPLDEKTEHDNKENVGTVTGLKRKNSCFRSDVLSSDGEETKCKNETEALKKKIKVEELVHIAPESKVDTSVSDNTPKCLTLKAVSRDGKVKSHPEKEDSITDLMSIVQGTSRRTSTKGLARRNPTDESLKGENLAGLRVKKIMRTSEDKESSVVVQKLRKEIREAVRNKSTKEFGESLFDPKLLAAFRAAISGPKPETVKKLSPSALKMKKSLLQKGKVRENLTKKIYADSNGRRKRAWDRDCEVEFWKYRCMGASRPEKIETLKSVLDLLRNNEEGSERWPTSECQASNPILSRLYLADTSVFPRKGDIRPLSALKTTGSSEQSGENVAVGKTPLPSLDHTGKSTEENKVSSKVGALSADLKGAKTGVLNSKGSAASSKVDSNKGSEGSLPRNPKVESQKVVGAKSDDVKVDKRKFALAVLARKKAAESKSGTQERQEDNAVLKGSYPLLAQLPPDMRPSPAPSRHNKIPISVRQAQLYRLTEHFLRKANLPIICRTAETELAVADAINIERDVADRSNSKVVYLNLCSQEVLHRSDDSRCIRAKEANTSSPSKISTNRQEQGSDECSTDPMIVEALRNAGLLSDSPPTSPLHKTGVPNEVDDSSAKIMDEEPDNIFEMDSHLEADIYGDFEYDLEDEDYIGVTAEKALKVQPDGVAKMKVVLSTVSNEPSKSNNLADAEDHEKLGNIVVPDDSTCLPKNSNEPLIKCSTADDMTDRSCAVLEPPLPDEAGEELSIAECEELYGPDKEPLVNKFTEASQKIHGLVDAGIPADNTAIIVNENKVIDPISHGSSGRENPAEQIRTVENVKKKDKKSNMETDKQSDGANHVSKKVEAYIKEHIRPLCKSGVITAEQYRWAVAKTTDKVMKYHINDKNANFLVKEGDKVKKLAEQYVEAAQQKDKTDPSL; encoded by the exons atggatgtggatttggttgcAAGTGAAATTTTGGAGGAGGATACTATTCCAGTTATTGATCAAAACAAT GATCTTTCTAATTTCGATGGCGGAAGATGCGGGATATGCATGGATATTATTATTGACAGGGGGGTTCTTGATTGCTGTCAACACTG GTTTTGTTTTGCATGTATTGACAACTGGGCAACAATCACAAACCTTTGCCCACTTTGCCAGAGTGAATTTCAGTTAATCACCTGTGTTCCA GTATATGACACCATAGGAAGCAATAAAGTTGAGGATGAGACATTTTCCAG AGAGGATGATTGGTCCATTGAAGGGAAGAGCAACACTCTTTCTTTCCCATCATACTATATTGATGAAAAT TCAGTTATCTGCTTGGATGGAGATGGCTGCAAAGTTCGAAGTTTATCCACAACCATTGAGGGAGATCCCGATCTCGATACATCAATTGCTTGCGACTCTTGTGATATATG GTACCATGCATTTTGTGTGGGATTTGATACTGAGGGCACATCAGAAGACACTTGGTTATGCCCAAG atGTGTAGCAAATCAAGCTTCACAAGAATCTGGTGTGGTTCTTGAGAAAAAAAACACCCAGCATGGTCCAGAGATTGCTAATGGTGAATATGTGACAGAGACGACTTTCTCTGGGAAGATGTCTGTTTCTGTTGCGGATACTGGCGAGACAGCTATTGTTGTCTCAATGGTTGGAGGAAATCATTGGACTGAAGAGCCAAGTGAAAACTTTTTATCGATCCTTGAAGTCAGTAACAGTCAGAAAATTGAGCTACCTAGCTCTGAAGGCAATTGCTGTGATACAGAAAAGGCATCATGTGATAAGAGCACTATTCAACCAATTTTGGAGGGCGAGGAGCTGGAGCTGTCTTTATCACGCAATACATTCTCCACTTTACTTTCAAATTCTTCAGTGCACGGTGAGTTCAAGACAAGTAAAGCTACAGAAACAATAAAAGAACGAACCAACTTAGATGGTGTTGGAAATACCTCTGGAAAGTCACTGAATGAATCCTGCACCAGGAACCAGTTTTCTGAAATCAAATCCAGTGCGGGCCTTCATCTTGGTTTATCAATAGGCTCATTTCTCTCTG ttgatgatgatgtcAAAAGTAGTGGAAGCAAAGACCAGGTGAATGTAGAGACTGAGCATCAGAGTCACATGGAGGAACTGATGCCACTAG ATGAGAAAACTGAACATGATAACAAGGAGAATGTTGGCACTGTTACTGGTTTAAAAAGGAAGAATTCATGTTTCAG GAGTGATGTTTTGAGCTCTGATGGTGAAGAAACCAAATGTAAGAATGAGACTGAAGCTTTGAAGAAGAAAATTAAGGTTGAGGAATTGGTTCATATAGCTCCTGAGAGCAAAGTTGATACATCAGTATCAGATAATACTCCAAAATGCCTCACCTTGAAAGCAGTTTCCAGAGATGGCAAGGTCAAAAGTCATCCAGAAAAGGAAGATTCCATTACTGATTTAATGAGTATTGTTCAGGGGACAAGCCGTAGAACTTCTACCAAGGGGCTTGCACGTCGAAATCCTACTGATGAATCCttgaaaggagaaaatttggctGGCTTGAGGGTAAAAAAAATCATGAGAACATCTGAGGATAAGGAGTCATCTGTTGTTGTgcaaaaattaagaaaagaaattaGAGAGGCTGTCCGCAACAAATCCACTAAAGAATTTGGAGAAAGCCTTTTTGACCCAAAACTTCTTGCTGCTTTCAGGGCTGCAATATCAGGACCAAAGCCTGAAACTGTAAAGAAGTTGTCACCTTCAGCTTTGAAGATGAAGAAATCCTTGTTGCAGAAGGGTAAAGTTCGTGAGAATCTAACAAAGAAAATTTATGCAGATTCTAATGGAAGGCGGAAACGTGCATGGGATCGGGACTGTGAAGTTGAATTTTGGAAGTATCGGTGCATGGGAGCATCAAGGCCTGAAAAGATTGAGACCTTGAAGTCAGTTCTTGACCTCCTAAGAAATAATGAAGAGGGCTCAGAGAGGTGGCCAACATCTGAATGCCAGGCATCCAACCCCATTCTTTCCAGATTGTATTTAGCAGATACATCCGTTTTCCCACGAAAGGGTGACATAAGGCCCTTGTCTGCACTTAAAACCACTGGTAGTTCTGAACAGAGCGGAGAAAATGTTGCAGTAGGAAAAACTCCTCTACCATCTCTTGATCATACTGGAAAAAGTACAGAAGAAAACAAGGTTTCATCAAAGGTTGGTGCTCTCTCAGCTGATCTTAAAGGAGCTAAGACAGGTGTTTTGAACTCAAAAGGTTCTGCTGCTTCTAGTAAAGTTGATTCGAACAAAGGTTCAGAAGGGTCTTTACCAAGGAATCCTAAAGTTGAATCACAGAAAGTAGTGGGTGCAAAATCTGATGATGTAAAGGTTGATAAAAGAAAATTTGCCCTGGCAGTGCTTGCAAGGAAAAAGGCTGCAGAGAGCAAAAGTGGAACACAGGAAAGGCAGGAGGACAATGCTGTGCTGAAAGGAAGCTATCCCTTGCTA GCTCAGCTACCACCGGACATGAGACCATCACCAGCACCCAGTCGGCATAATAAAATCCCCATATCTGTTAGGCAG GCACAGCTTTACCGCCTTACTGAGCACTTCTTAAGAAAAGCAAATCTGCCAATCATTTGCAGAACTGCTGAAACAGAGTTGGCTGTTGCTGATGCAATTAATATCGAAAGAGATGTTGCTGATAGGTCAAACAGCAAAGTAGTGTATCTGAACTTGTGCTCCCAGGAAGTATTGCATCGTTCAGATGACAGTAGGTGTATTAGAGCCAAAGAAGCAAATACTTCATCCCCTTCAAAAATCTCTACTAATAGGCAAGAGCAAGGATCTGATGAGTGTTCGACAGACCCTATGATTGTGGAAGCACTTAGAAATGCAGGCCTTTTGTCTGATTCTCCTCCAACTAGTCCACTTCATAAAACTGGGGTCCCTAATGAGGTAGATGATTCCTCAGCAAAAATCATGGATGAGGAGCCTGATaatatatttgaaatggattCTCATTTGGAAGCAGatatttatggtgattttgaGTATGATCTAGAGGATGAAGATTATATTGGTGTTACTGCTGAAAAGGCTCTTAAGGTACAACCTGATGGTGTGGCAAAAATGAAAGTCGTTTTGTCAACTGTTAGCAATGAGCCGTCAAAATCAAACAACCTTGCTGATGCAGAGGACCATGAGAAATTGGGGAATATTGTGGTACCGGATGATTCTACCTGTTTGCCAAAGAATAGTAATGAACCTTTGATCAAATGCTCAACTGCAGATGATATGACTGATAGGTCTTGTGCTGTTCTGGAACCCCCCTTACCTGATGAGGCAGGTGAAGAGCTTTCCATTGCAGAATGTGAAGAATTATATGGTCCTGACAAAGAGCCTCTAGTAAATAAATTTACAGAAGCATCCCAAAAGATACATGGGTTGGTTGATGCAGGAATTCCAGCAGACAACACAGCTATTATAGTTAATGAAAATAAAGTTATTGATCCCATTAGTCATGGCTCATCTGGTAGAGAAAATCCCGCTGAACAAATTCGAActgttgaaaatgttaaaaagaaagataagaAATCCAATATGGAGACAGACAAGCAGTCTGATGGTGCTAATCATGTATCCAAGAAG GTGGAAGCATACATCAAAGAACATATCCGCCCACTCTGTAAGAGTGGTGTGATAACAGCTGAACAGTACAGATGGGCTGTGGCAAAAACCACCGATAAGGTTATGAAATACCACATAAATGACAAGAATGCTAATTTCTTAGTCAAGGAAGGTGACAAGGTAAAGAAACTTGCTGAGCAATACGTAGAGGCAGCCCAGCAGAAGGACAAAACTGATCCTTCGTTATGA